In Acanthochromis polyacanthus isolate Apoly-LR-REF ecotype Palm Island chromosome 18, KAUST_Apoly_ChrSc, whole genome shotgun sequence, the following proteins share a genomic window:
- the LOC127530790 gene encoding uncharacterized protein LOC127530790 produces the protein MGRGRHKRTMESQRKQVASDATRSLASATTLMAANASSLTTANNHGQASEPVLHDNMHGYIDHYETVHHNSGDYPPLPLSSEGSSSPDAIMPAAKLTRMGEAWGIEGATTTILKEFSAFTDNINKRLDTLQGMMKCNSIEIADIKREMKENTKEIIAIKNEFKAVHDDVMAVRNQVKEQSEQRVKDNEKLTAMGLRVTRLEDYSRRQNLKVYGIEEKEQENLREVTTRLCQELLPEARDQFAGAIDVAHRLGPRKSGSTQSRGVIMRFLYRHDRDRIWEASKNSVLLRNRHLKFAQDWSPEVRERRRQLYPMVARAKDEGRTAYLVAGRAFVDGKEIFPS, from the coding sequence ATGGGAAGAGGAaggcacaaaagaacaatggaaAGTCAAAGGAAGCAAGTGGCGTCAGATGCTACTCGTAGCCTAGCCTCGGCTACCACGCTGATGGCGGCTAACGCATCCTCGCTAACAACAGCGAACAACCATGGACAGGCAAGTGAGCCCGTACTTCATGATAATATGCATGGCTATATTGACCACTATGAGACTGTGCACCATAACTCCGGAGATTATCCTCCCTTACCACTTTCCTCGGAGGGTTCCTCCTCACCTGATGCTATTATGCCGGCTGCTAAGCTAACACGTATGGGGGAAGCCTGGGGTATTGAAGGTGCTACCACGACTATTTTAAAGGAGTTCTCTGCTTTCACGGACAATATTAATAAAAGGTTGGATACTTTGCAGGGCATGATGAAATGTAACTCAATTGAAATCGCAGACATTAAACgcgaaatgaaagaaaatactAAAGAAATCATAGCCATTAAAAATGAGTTCAAGGCTGTTCATGATGACGTGATGGCAGTGAGAAATCAAGTTAAAGAACAATCAGAACAAAGAGTAAAAGACAATGAAAAGCTCACGGCCATGGGTCTCAGAGTAACACGCCTGGAGGATTACTCACGACGTCAGAATCTGAAGGTGTACGGGATCGAGGAGAAGGAGCAGGAGAATTTGCGGGAGGTGACCACTCGTCTCTGCCAGGAGTTGCTGCCGGAGGCCAGGGACCAGTTCGCGGGGGCAATCGACGTGGCCCACCGCCTTGGCCCGAGGAAGTCCGGCAGCACACAATCTAGAGGAGTCATTATGCGATTCCTCTACCGTCACGACAGAGATCGAATTTGGGAGGCCTCCAAAAATTCTGTCCTGCTGAGGAACAGACACTTGAAGTTTGCTCAAGACTGGTCGCCAGAAGTTCGGGAGAGAAGACGTCAGCTCTACCCCATGGTGGCCAGGGCAAAGGACGAGGGCCGCACTGCCTATTTGGTTGCTGGACGGGCATTCGTCGATGGAAAAGAAATTTTCCCTTCTTGA
- the LOC110969854 gene encoding uncharacterized protein LOC110969854, with translation MGQKLMGHTGAVCGDAVVDMSPDKSVLILLKHCQDMKQQETRLRFITLFLLLGCTALFIFTICADLRQHGSSGFSGQGNPAEHSLAYSKQECSHTKAAQNEFQSVRNDLRSVFENNVDNKTYMKWQPVIGENYSEKERAIVIPVTGFYFVYAHFALRCHDKDEGFKRFSVQLHRRPFGYNDNVSLTDFRDAIKCSSEPYRNIFVGQLFELEREDQVKVWLREGYKLIASSSFGIFRI, from the exons ATGGGACAGAAACTGATGGGACACACTGGGGCTGTCTGCGGGGATGCTGTGGTAGATATGAGCCCAGACAAGTCAGTGCTCATCCTCCTAAAACACTGCCAGGACATGAAGCAACAGGAGACAAGACTCAGGTTCATCACTCTGTTCCTGTTGCTTGGCTGTACAGCACTTTTCATTTTTACCATCTGTGCTGATTTACGACAGCATGGAAGCTCTGGATTCAGTGGACAGGGG AACCCAGCTGAGCACAGTCTAGCCTACTCCAAGCAAGAGTGCAGTCACACAA AAGCTGCTCAAAATGAATTCCAAAGTGTGCGCAATGATCTTA GGTCagtgtttgaaaacaatgtgGATAATAAAACGTACATGAAATGGCAGCCTGTGATTGGTGAAAACTACAGCGAGAAGGAACGGGCCATTGTGATTCCTGTGACGGGCTTCTACTTTGTCTATGCACACTTTGCTTTAAGATGCCACGATAAGGATGAAGGTTTCAAGAGGTTCTCTGTCCAGCTGCACAGACGGCCTTTTGGATACAATGACAATGTCTCCCTGACAGATTTCCGAGATGCTATCAAGTGTTCTTCAGAACCATACCGGAATATCTTTGTTGGACAGCTTTTTGAATTGGAGAGAGAAGATCAGGTGAAAGTGTGGCTCCGCGAAGGCTACAAACTGATTGCATCATCATCATTTGGTATTTTTCgcatatag